From one Desulfovibrio litoralis DSM 11393 genomic stretch:
- a CDS encoding tetratricopeptide repeat protein gives MKSSLLNTIIKLSFLTLLTLTLCACSIFNVNSTKQETQTTQAPQKQEYSQEAKDSFALAYALWETEDNCSDPEQAIALLNKVIQLEPNYAEAYLWRGLALSELTKWEEAFDDITKAIRLDPSAMNYAYRGLVSMHSGNTIGAQRDLDESIRINPHQHRAYNFRGTLNVLLEKVEAACEDFNKACLNGDCGGLNLAKEAGHCL, from the coding sequence ATGAAATCTTCTTTGTTAAATACAATAATCAAATTAAGCTTTTTAACCTTATTAACTTTAACGCTTTGTGCTTGTTCAATCTTTAATGTTAACAGCACAAAACAAGAAACACAGACAACACAAGCACCACAAAAACAAGAATACAGCCAAGAGGCAAAAGACTCCTTTGCACTCGCCTATGCGTTGTGGGAAACCGAAGACAATTGTTCTGACCCGGAACAAGCCATAGCTCTCTTAAATAAAGTAATTCAACTTGAACCAAACTATGCCGAAGCCTATCTTTGGCGAGGTTTGGCTTTAAGCGAACTTACCAAGTGGGAAGAAGCCTTTGATGATATAACCAAGGCAATCAGGCTTGACCCAAGTGCTATGAACTACGCCTATCGTGGTCTTGTTTCAATGCACAGCGGCAATACAATAGGAGCACAACGAGATTTAGACGAGTCAATTAGAATAAACCCACATCAACACCGTGCGTATAACTTTAGAGGAACTCTCAACGTCTTATTGGAAAAAGTTGAGGCTGCTTGTGAAGATTTCAATAAAGCGTGTCTTAACGGAGATTGTGGCGGTTTAAATTTAGCGAAAGAGGCCGGACATTGTTTATAA
- the aroE gene encoding shikimate dehydrogenase yields MFIPQKIFGILGYPLGHSLSPLLHNFGFQTLNYPGAYFRFEKQKAELNAFMQSLRQLPISGLSVTIPHKEAVIPFLDKITPEAKQAGAVNTIYWEDTQLCGDNTDIIGFSLPLEKMIIKHTDKSESYDSKLLLKDYSSLILGAGGAARAAIIGLKKMGCNDIQITARRKEQAEELATEFNIKTIAWEKRAELPTNILVNSTPLGLKGERESLSPLPDFTINPIKENKLNNLFIAYDLIYSPAETVFLKTAKAQNRLTLNGLPMFIEQGLAQFKRWTGHDLDYNQVLNIIKKAL; encoded by the coding sequence ATGTTCATACCACAAAAAATATTCGGAATTTTGGGTTATCCGCTAGGACACAGTCTAAGCCCGCTATTGCACAACTTTGGCTTTCAAACCTTAAATTACCCCGGAGCATATTTTCGCTTTGAAAAACAAAAAGCTGAGTTAAATGCGTTTATGCAAAGCCTGCGTCAGCTTCCAATTAGCGGCTTAAGCGTTACAATTCCACACAAAGAAGCCGTAATTCCTTTTTTAGATAAAATCACACCCGAAGCCAAACAAGCCGGAGCAGTTAATACAATCTATTGGGAAGATACACAACTTTGCGGAGATAATACCGATATTATCGGATTTTCTCTACCTTTAGAAAAAATGATAATAAAACACACTGATAAATCAGAATCTTACGACTCGAAACTCCTTTTAAAAGATTACAGCTCTCTTATTTTAGGGGCCGGCGGAGCAGCCAGAGCGGCAATTATTGGTCTAAAAAAAATGGGCTGTAACGATATTCAAATTACTGCCAGACGCAAAGAACAAGCCGAAGAACTCGCCACAGAGTTTAATATTAAAACCATAGCGTGGGAAAAAAGGGCGGAACTTCCAACAAATATTTTAGTAAATTCAACCCCCTTGGGTTTAAAGGGCGAGAGGGAAAGTTTAAGCCCCCTGCCTGACTTTACTATAAATCCAATCAAAGAAAACAAGCTCAACAACTTGTTTATTGCCTATGACCTTATCTATAGCCCCGCCGAAACAGTATTTTTGAAAACGGCAAAAGCTCAAAATCGCCTAACTTTAAACGGACTGCCCATGTTTATTGAACAAGGCTTGGCTCAATTTAAAAGATGGACAGGACATGATTTAGATTATAATCAAGTCTTGAATATAATCAAAAAAGCACTTTAA
- a CDS encoding nucleotide exchange factor GrpE encodes MSKKNPYSQYSKPATNDPNLIVNDDLSGLSNLMPDHEQTPEEVLLEDSKALTDDELAILARERICASCNVNKEAEEAQLRALADLDNARKRLNKEKEEVLRFASEGVIGDLLPTLDTLDLAIEHAKGQEECKNFVVGVEMTRKMFLEVLQKRGLQEIGTFGEPFDPKIHEAVGLDQLPDLPDNAVVKVYGKGYMLHDRLLRAAKVVVNKLS; translated from the coding sequence ATGAGCAAAAAAAATCCTTACAGCCAATATTCAAAACCTGCAACAAACGACCCTAATTTAATAGTAAATGATGATTTAAGCGGGCTTTCTAATCTTATGCCCGATCATGAACAAACCCCTGAAGAAGTTTTGTTGGAAGATTCCAAAGCGTTAACAGACGATGAATTGGCTATTTTGGCAAGAGAGCGTATTTGTGCGAGTTGTAACGTTAACAAAGAAGCGGAAGAAGCACAGTTGCGTGCCTTGGCTGATTTAGATAACGCCCGCAAGCGTTTGAACAAAGAAAAAGAAGAAGTTTTACGCTTTGCCTCGGAAGGGGTAATTGGCGATTTATTGCCGACTTTAGACACTCTTGATTTGGCGATAGAACACGCTAAAGGTCAAGAAGAGTGTAAAAATTTTGTTGTTGGCGTTGAAATGACTCGTAAAATGTTTTTAGAAGTATTGCAAAAACGAGGGTTACAAGAGATTGGAACTTTTGGCGAACCTTTTGACCCAAAAATCCATGAAGCTGTAGGCTTAGACCAACTCCCCGATTTACCAGATAACGCTGTTGTTAAAGTTTACGGTAAGGGATATATGTTGCATGATAGATTGTTGCGAGCAGCGAAAGTAGTTGTAAATAAACTGAGTTAG
- a CDS encoding DUF6414 family protein — MSTFLEPVYLNETMMLNCAAYLFRGITTSIEVSSETSSAKKGELSLGMKFLTELLNISGGLEATSQSLQQEKLAKSYTTGGLHMSVIDELRSKNELVPFESMDKMTTSKNYIEIEAILKPLDFYSIIETLKTSTPLIVKVLHDFGYKLKPDFFNKQIKSELVQYDNLISKILDSVEKDYLKSSLLEMIMVDPNTNAQLGVVDIDVKGKDPLEVKAKLTDGKFYVIGKITRTINQGENIELLRRSFISTVIRMLSKLLSSNNNALLQFHTMIEIAKPYIEKICQLSIPGPAVRIMAMSVCI, encoded by the coding sequence ATGAGTACATTTTTGGAACCAGTTTACCTAAATGAGACAATGATGCTTAATTGTGCGGCATATCTTTTCCGAGGCATCACTACAAGTATTGAGGTATCAAGTGAAACTTCTTCTGCAAAAAAAGGAGAATTATCTTTGGGCATGAAGTTCTTAACAGAGTTACTTAATATTTCTGGGGGATTAGAGGCAACATCCCAATCTTTACAACAAGAAAAACTCGCTAAGAGCTACACAACTGGTGGACTCCATATGTCTGTCATTGATGAGCTTCGTAGCAAGAATGAGTTAGTACCATTTGAAAGTATGGATAAAATGACAACATCTAAAAACTATATAGAGATTGAAGCCATATTAAAGCCATTAGATTTTTATTCCATAATTGAAACGCTTAAAACATCTACTCCGTTAATTGTAAAAGTTCTCCATGATTTTGGCTATAAACTAAAACCTGATTTTTTTAATAAACAAATTAAGAGTGAACTAGTGCAATATGATAATTTAATTAGCAAGATACTTGACAGTGTTGAAAAAGATTACCTCAAATCATCATTGCTTGAAATGATTATGGTTGATCCCAATACAAACGCTCAGCTTGGAGTCGTGGATATTGATGTTAAGGGTAAAGATCCACTTGAGGTAAAAGCAAAACTCACAGATGGTAAATTTTATGTCATCGGAAAAATAACAAGAACCATAAATCAAGGTGAAAATATAGAGTTATTACGCCGATCTTTTATATCAACAGTTATTAGAATGCTCTCAAAACTATTATCCAGTAATAATAATGCGTTACTACAATTTCACACGATGATTGAAATCGCAAAGCCATATATTGAAAAGATATGTCAACTAAGTATTCCTGGACCAGCAGTTAGAATAATGGCAATGTCAGTCTGTATTTAA
- the polA gene encoding DNA polymerase I, producing MNDALLSHEAQHDKQSDSIYLIDGSAFIHRAFYAQREMTRSDGFPTNILFIVSRLILKILRERRPKRMVFVVDGKGKNFRHELYQAYKANRTATPEQLILQIEPILNIIQSFGITTLVSDKCEADDCLASMAKKFSKHYPVVLVGADKDLKQCITENIVLWDPSGKDERLTTLESFIAETGFKPTSWPDYQALIGDSSDNIPGLQGVGPKTASVLLKEYATLEELEENINKVPVKIRGKIEGKIDEAKLFRELTRLKEDCTPFENPDEIKVNPPKIEDAISLLEQYELRTTVRELASMHRSGFFSENGGLKAKEVGETLKNKIATNSSNLLTNFEQPKTQKEKNFIIPEPELNLTTKEQASLFELSRELTPNYHSLKTINDLKELPQIDQTQNLILVSTKDNGYIIAQNNWIFTYNKPLNILVEQLLKLVPHAKNDQKNDRENTEQFKIITADLKQLYHDAELFTQFPSTQFFDLGLAAYLINPEERDYSWETLLKRNAPLIQPELTSDLNTLNSFIANLYTDLKNRLHALNLLELMQKLEQPLVAVLFKMEKAGVKIRPEAFKVFLDEVQNNLDTLTNQIYQAAGQNFNIRSSQQLGDILYEKLKLPKAGKTKGGQASTAQESLERLSEAHPIVEMILEYRTLEKLRSTYLEPLPKLADKELRIHTHFNQKATATGRLSSSDPNLQNIPIRGKFGERMRACFGAKDSCVLVSADYSQVELRILAHLSQDPTLLEAFRNNEDIHQRTAGVIFEKDKSLITPDERRAAKTINFGLIYGMGAQKLAKELKISMADAKRFIERYFVGLKRLKTFYQSIEDEAKENGFVCTMTGRRRLTPEINSQNSQVASQARRQAINTRIQGSAADIIKLAMLAVEQDSLLKELNATLILQIHDELILEVPKENAEKAGQRLAELMSNIAPNGEKLSIPLLVEWGTGEDWSKAH from the coding sequence ATGAACGACGCTCTACTAAGCCACGAAGCCCAACACGATAAACAATCAGACTCGATTTATCTTATCGACGGTTCTGCCTTTATTCATCGTGCTTTTTACGCTCAACGAGAAATGACTCGCAGTGACGGATTTCCCACCAATATTCTTTTTATTGTCAGTCGTTTAATCTTAAAAATTTTACGAGAACGTCGCCCAAAACGTATGGTCTTTGTTGTTGACGGAAAAGGAAAAAATTTTAGACATGAACTTTATCAGGCATATAAAGCCAATAGAACCGCTACGCCCGAACAGCTGATTTTACAAATTGAACCGATTTTAAATATTATTCAAAGCTTTGGCATTACAACCCTTGTCTCTGATAAATGTGAAGCTGACGATTGCCTTGCTTCAATGGCAAAAAAGTTTTCCAAACATTATCCCGTTGTGCTTGTTGGGGCTGATAAAGACTTAAAACAATGTATTACTGAAAATATTGTACTTTGGGATCCTTCGGGAAAAGACGAACGCCTTACCACCCTCGAAAGCTTTATCGCTGAAACAGGTTTTAAACCCACAAGTTGGCCAGACTATCAGGCCCTTATCGGCGATTCGAGCGATAATATTCCCGGGCTTCAAGGGGTCGGGCCAAAAACCGCCTCTGTGTTATTAAAAGAATATGCCACGCTCGAAGAACTCGAAGAGAATATCAATAAAGTTCCCGTAAAAATACGCGGAAAAATAGAAGGCAAAATTGACGAAGCAAAACTTTTTCGTGAATTAACCAGATTAAAAGAAGATTGTACACCCTTTGAAAACCCTGATGAAATAAAGGTTAATCCTCCAAAAATTGAAGATGCGATCAGCCTTTTGGAACAATACGAATTGCGTACCACAGTCAGAGAACTGGCTTCAATGCACAGAAGCGGGTTTTTCTCCGAAAACGGTGGATTAAAAGCCAAAGAAGTTGGCGAAACCTTAAAAAATAAAATTGCAACTAACAGCAGTAATTTACTGACAAATTTTGAACAACCAAAAACACAAAAAGAAAAAAACTTTATTATCCCCGAACCAGAACTTAACCTTACAACCAAAGAACAAGCCTCATTATTTGAACTCTCAAGAGAGCTAACCCCAAACTATCATAGCTTGAAAACAATTAACGATCTCAAAGAGTTACCACAAATAGATCAAACGCAAAATTTAATTTTGGTATCCACAAAAGACAATGGATATATAATAGCTCAAAATAATTGGATTTTTACCTATAACAAACCCTTAAATATTTTGGTAGAACAACTTTTAAAACTAGTGCCACATGCGAAAAATGACCAGAAAAACGATAGGGAAAATACTGAACAATTTAAGATTATTACCGCAGATTTAAAACAACTTTATCATGACGCTGAATTATTTACCCAGTTCCCCTCAACCCAATTTTTTGATTTAGGTTTGGCAGCCTATCTTATTAACCCAGAAGAACGAGATTATAGCTGGGAAACCTTGCTAAAGCGTAATGCTCCCTTGATTCAGCCTGAATTAACTTCCGACTTAAATACGTTAAACAGCTTTATCGCAAATTTATATACAGACTTAAAAAACAGATTACACGCCTTAAACCTCTTGGAATTAATGCAAAAACTGGAACAACCCTTGGTTGCGGTCTTATTTAAAATGGAAAAAGCAGGCGTAAAAATTCGCCCCGAAGCCTTTAAAGTCTTTTTGGACGAAGTTCAAAATAATTTAGACACACTCACAAATCAGATTTATCAGGCAGCCGGGCAAAACTTTAATATTCGCTCTTCTCAACAACTTGGCGATATTTTATATGAAAAACTCAAATTACCAAAAGCCGGAAAAACCAAAGGCGGACAAGCCAGCACGGCACAAGAAAGTTTAGAGCGTTTATCTGAAGCCCACCCTATCGTGGAAATGATTTTAGAATATCGAACTCTTGAAAAACTGCGTTCCACCTATCTTGAACCACTTCCGAAACTTGCCGACAAAGAGCTTAGAATTCACACTCATTTTAATCAAAAAGCCACAGCCACAGGGCGTTTGTCGTCTAGCGACCCTAATTTACAAAATATTCCCATAAGGGGAAAATTTGGAGAACGCATGAGGGCTTGTTTTGGTGCAAAAGACTCTTGCGTCTTGGTTTCCGCCGATTATTCTCAAGTAGAATTGCGTATTTTGGCACACCTATCGCAAGACCCGACCTTGCTTGAGGCGTTTCGTAATAATGAAGATATTCACCAACGCACCGCCGGGGTTATTTTTGAAAAAGATAAAAGTTTAATTACGCCTGATGAACGCAGAGCGGCAAAAACCATTAACTTTGGGCTGATTTACGGTATGGGGGCTCAAAAACTCGCCAAAGAATTAAAAATAAGCATGGCTGATGCCAAACGTTTTATTGAACGTTACTTTGTCGGACTTAAACGCCTAAAAACTTTTTATCAAAGTATAGAAGACGAAGCCAAAGAAAACGGCTTTGTCTGCACAATGACAGGTAGACGCAGACTTACTCCGGAAATAAATTCACAAAACAGTCAAGTCGCTTCTCAAGCCAGAAGGCAAGCGATTAATACCAGAATTCAAGGCAGTGCAGCGGATATTATCAAACTCGCTATGCTCGCAGTCGAACAAGACAGCCTCTTAAAAGAATTAAACGCCACTTTAATCTTACAAATTCACGATGAACTGATTTTGGAAGTGCCAAAAGAAAATGCCGAAAAAGCAGGGCAAAGACTCGCCGAATTAATGAGCAATATCGCCCCAAACGGAGAAAAACTCAGCATTCCGCTCCTGGTTGAATGGGGGACTGGCGAAGACTGGAGTAAGGCTCATTAA
- a CDS encoding ferritin-like domain-containing protein → MANFFKASEIANTACEIERKGQEFYRKAAEAANDEESRKFFAFFSVEETRHEKIFQDMVKRLGGVELPTDSNDEEYALYIKSLVDSHSIFDSETLASLEAEQLDVKKAVRKAMSFEKDTIVFFVEMKRLVPESEQKFIDECIEEERKHLRMLAKWLI, encoded by the coding sequence ATGGCAAATTTTTTTAAAGCGAGTGAAATCGCAAATACAGCCTGTGAAATTGAACGTAAAGGACAAGAATTTTATCGCAAAGCCGCCGAAGCCGCTAATGATGAAGAAAGCCGTAAGTTTTTTGCTTTCTTTTCAGTCGAAGAAACCAGACACGAAAAAATCTTTCAAGATATGGTAAAACGCCTCGGCGGAGTCGAACTTCCCACAGACAGCAATGATGAAGAATATGCCTTATATATTAAATCGTTGGTTGATTCCCACTCTATCTTTGACTCCGAAACCTTAGCAAGCCTCGAAGCCGAACAACTCGACGTGAAAAAAGCCGTGCGTAAAGCCATGAGTTTTGAAAAAGATACTATCGTTTTCTTTGTGGAAATGAAAAGATTAGTTCCGGAAAGTGAACAAAAATTCATTGATGAATGTATCGAAGAAGAAAGAAAACACTTACGCATGTTAGCCAAGTGGTTAATTTAA
- a CDS encoding glucose-6-phosphate isomerase codes for MHHHNYLDWSRALTGRLSEVDLTKTSFAARLKPMASRLNQELKEGKLPFLNLPFKDALEKDLANIQGWLKNFKHMLVLGIGGSALGARAIQKAFAPAQDRPEHNGKCLWIADNVDSESLEALFNSLPPNDTVVVVISKSGGTIETLGQYFLVKQWLEKKIKTQWKDHVLMITDQNKGFLREEATKHTIKTLPVPDNLGGRYSALSAVGLVPALFLGVDCHALLKGACATASAFVNAINSDQDMAHALEKHAAWKLAIWNNVLMEKGYNQIIFFSYIPAWACFGNWFTQLWAESLGKEGKGSMPVPAVGVTDQHSTQQMFLDGPKDKACLFLSYNKEPSGLIFPQDLPEEWSYLRGRPFGVLLEAETLGTRMALNKSEVPVVNMVMGSDSEYSAGSLMMLLEITTVLTGWLLDINPIDQPAVELGKRLANARLGATGYTEEKEDLANFLAVKPLNHNF; via the coding sequence ATGCATCACCACAATTACCTTGACTGGAGTCGTGCGTTAACAGGGCGTTTATCCGAAGTTGATTTAACAAAAACAAGCTTCGCCGCTCGTTTAAAACCTATGGCGTCTCGCTTAAATCAAGAGTTAAAAGAAGGAAAGTTGCCTTTTCTAAACTTACCTTTTAAAGACGCTCTGGAAAAAGATTTGGCGAATATTCAAGGGTGGTTGAAAAACTTTAAACATATGTTGGTATTGGGAATTGGCGGCTCGGCTCTCGGAGCTAGGGCTATTCAAAAAGCTTTTGCCCCCGCCCAAGATCGCCCCGAACACAATGGAAAATGTTTGTGGATTGCCGATAATGTTGACTCCGAAAGCTTGGAAGCTCTCTTCAACTCCCTGCCTCCAAACGATACTGTTGTTGTTGTAATCAGCAAGTCAGGCGGGACAATAGAAACACTCGGGCAATATTTTTTAGTGAAACAATGGCTCGAAAAGAAAATAAAAACCCAATGGAAAGACCATGTTTTGATGATTACCGATCAAAATAAAGGTTTTTTAAGAGAAGAAGCCACAAAACATACGATAAAAACTTTGCCCGTTCCCGATAATCTCGGCGGACGTTACTCGGCTTTATCGGCTGTGGGTCTTGTGCCTGCTTTATTTTTAGGAGTAGACTGCCACGCTCTGCTTAAAGGGGCTTGTGCAACCGCTTCCGCTTTTGTGAATGCGATAAACTCAGATCAAGATATGGCTCACGCTTTAGAAAAACATGCCGCTTGGAAACTTGCAATCTGGAACAATGTTTTAATGGAAAAGGGCTATAACCAGATTATTTTCTTTTCTTATATCCCGGCTTGGGCATGTTTTGGAAACTGGTTTACCCAGCTTTGGGCAGAAAGCCTCGGCAAAGAAGGAAAAGGCTCAATGCCTGTTCCGGCGGTCGGCGTAACCGATCAACATTCAACCCAACAAATGTTTTTAGACGGCCCAAAAGATAAGGCATGTTTATTTTTATCCTATAATAAAGAACCCTCAGGTTTAATTTTTCCCCAAGACTTACCGGAAGAATGGAGCTATCTGCGTGGTCGTCCGTTCGGCGTTTTACTCGAAGCCGAAACACTGGGAACACGCATGGCTCTTAACAAATCCGAGGTTCCTGTTGTCAATATGGTGATGGGGTCTGACTCGGAATATTCCGCCGGAAGTTTAATGATGTTGTTGGAAATTACAACGGTTTTAACCGGTTGGCTTTTAGACATTAACCCAATTGATCAACCCGCTGTTGAATTGGGTAAACGTTTGGCAAACGCCCGCTTAGGGGCAACCGGCTATACGGAAGAAAAGGAAGATCTTGCTAATTTTTTAGCCGTAAAACCTCTTAACCATAACTTTTAA
- a CDS encoding pyridoxal phosphate-dependent aminotransferase, with protein sequence MDISQRLKKLKPSATLAVSAKAKKLKAEGKKILSLSLGEPDFNTPQHICDAAKKAIDDGFTRYTQSRGLPEVLEAVCGYFKKFYNVDANIDEVMLTNGGKQGLYNIFQTILNPGDEVLIPAPYWVSYPDMVELADAVPVTVAASAEENFKINVKSLEKRFTNKTKALILNSPSNPTGVCYTQEELDTLVKWAISKNLIVISDEIYDQLVYDPIKPISLSPWWKKSPNNIVIVNGLAKSFAMTGWRVGYVLGSEEIIKAMGKLQGQSTANVCSIAQKATQAALNGSFDCVKEMNKVFARRRDLAYSIISKWKDVTCPKPEGAFYIFPDVHKHYTPQVPDSTSLCNLLLEKAGVAAVPGIAFGDDRCIRLSYATDDKTLVEALEKIENILFKL encoded by the coding sequence ATGGATATTTCTCAAAGACTAAAAAAATTAAAACCCTCAGCCACACTTGCCGTTAGTGCAAAAGCCAAAAAACTTAAAGCAGAAGGGAAAAAGATATTAAGCTTATCTCTTGGCGAGCCTGATTTCAATACGCCACAACATATTTGCGATGCTGCCAAAAAAGCTATTGACGATGGTTTTACTCGCTATACTCAAAGCCGTGGATTACCTGAAGTTTTAGAAGCAGTTTGCGGTTATTTCAAAAAGTTTTATAATGTTGACGCAAATATAGATGAAGTAATGTTGACTAACGGTGGAAAACAAGGGCTTTATAATATATTTCAAACAATTCTTAACCCGGGCGACGAAGTTTTAATTCCTGCTCCTTACTGGGTAAGTTATCCTGATATGGTAGAACTCGCTGATGCCGTTCCCGTTACTGTTGCAGCCTCTGCCGAAGAAAATTTTAAAATCAACGTCAAAAGTCTGGAAAAACGTTTCACCAATAAAACAAAAGCTCTTATTTTAAACTCTCCGTCTAACCCAACGGGCGTTTGTTATACCCAAGAAGAACTCGATACTTTAGTGAAATGGGCAATTTCCAAAAATTTAATCGTGATCTCAGATGAAATTTATGACCAACTTGTTTATGACCCGATAAAACCTATAAGCCTTTCCCCGTGGTGGAAAAAATCACCAAACAACATCGTTATCGTTAACGGATTGGCAAAAAGTTTCGCCATGACCGGTTGGCGAGTGGGTTATGTTTTAGGCTCCGAAGAAATAATTAAGGCTATGGGAAAATTACAAGGACAAAGCACGGCAAACGTTTGCTCTATTGCTCAAAAAGCAACTCAAGCCGCACTAAACGGTTCTTTTGATTGCGTTAAAGAAATGAATAAAGTTTTTGCAAGACGCAGAGACTTGGCATATTCAATAATCAGCAAATGGAAAGATGTAACCTGTCCTAAACCTGAGGGTGCTTTTTATATTTTCCCTGATGTTCATAAACATTATACGCCTCAAGTTCCCGATTCCACATCTTTATGCAATCTTTTGCTTGAAAAAGCAGGTGTGGCGGCTGTTCCGGGAATAGCCTTTGGCGACGATCGTTGTATTCGCTTATCATACGCAACCGATGATAAAACCTTGGTCGAAGCCCTTGAAAAAATAGAAAATATCTTATTCAAATTATAA